DNA from Thermoplasmatales archaeon:
CCTCCATAAAGATCATTTATCGGATTCGTGTCTGTAGGCAGCACAATACGTTCAAGCTCGGCGAAGGAATCCTTCCAAGATTTACTTTCCATGAGGACTGTTATGGTCTTTTTTGTAATAACATTTCTTATTGTTTAATAATATTTTCTAAGTTGTTAAAAATATCTAAAGTTCTTCGTCTAATATTAAATCTAAGAAACATATTATATTTCAAAAAATAACCATGGACAAAAAACTTAATAATAACTTATTCGTTAATGTCTGACAATGAATGCTATTCTGAAATTTATCTTGCTTGCTATACCGTATTTTTTTATGGTACTTGGAATAGGTATTTACGACCGAGTAAATCCAACGCTTGGTGGGTGGCCATTTTTTTATTGGTACCAGCTAGTGTGGATATTTATAGCAGCGATTTTGATCTCCATGGTGTATTTGTTAGAAAGAAAGGACAAGAACCTTGGAGCAGGTGGTGCATAAATGGGATCATTTGCTCTTGGAGATTACGTCATATTCTTTGTAATAGTAATCGGTGTGCTCGTAGCTGGTTTTCTTGCCTATTTCTGGAGAAAGCCAAAAACAATGGAAGATATCTCTGAATGGGGTATCGGAGGGCATAGGTTTGGAACGGTTGTCATCTGGTTCCTGCTGGGTGGGGATCTCTATACTGCGTATACCCTAGTCGCAGTTCCTGGACTTGCTTCATCCTCTGGTGCTCTCGGAAT
Protein-coding regions in this window:
- a CDS encoding DUF3311 domain-containing protein yields the protein MNAILKFILLAIPYFFMVLGIGIYDRVNPTLGGWPFFYWYQLVWIFIAAILISMVYLLERKDKNLGAGGA